In Rhodoferax koreense, a genomic segment contains:
- the ftsH gene encoding ATP-dependent zinc metalloprotease FtsH produces the protein MKNPWFSKIAVWLVIAMVLFTVFKQFDTRTSVSSGYMGYSDFLEEVRGKRIKAATISEGQGGTDIIATTNDDRKVRTTATYLDRGLVGDLIANNVKFDVKPREESSLLMTLLVSWGPMLLLIGVWVYFMRQMQGGGKGGAFSFGKSKARMLDENNNQVTFADVAGCDEAKEEVKEVVDFLKDPQKFQKLGGRIPRGLLLVGPPGTGKTLLAKSIAGEAKVPFFSISGSDFVEMFVGVGAARVRDMFENAKKNAPCIIFIDEIDAVGRQRGAGLGGGNDEREQTLNQMLVEMDGFETNLGVIVVAATNRPDILDAALLRPGRFDRQVYVTLPDIRGREQILGVHMRKVPIGQDVNPGIIARGTPGMSGADLANLCNEAALMAARRSARVVEMQDFERAKDKIIMGPERKSMVMPEEERRNTAYHESGHALIGKLLPKCDPVHKVTVIPRGRALGVTMSLPAQDRYSYDKEFMLNQISMLFGGRIAEEVFMHQMTTGASNDFERATQIARDMVMRYGMTEALGPMVYAENEGEVFLGRSVTKTTNMSESTMQKVDAEVRKIIDDQYNLARRLIEENSDKMHAMAKALLEWETIDTEQLDDIMAGKEPRPPKDWTPRVPNSGGSNNGGSGGAPAVSTDPAPTAV, from the coding sequence TTGAAAAATCCGTGGTTTTCCAAAATTGCCGTTTGGCTCGTGATCGCCATGGTGCTGTTCACGGTGTTCAAACAGTTCGACACCCGCACGAGTGTCAGTTCGGGCTACATGGGCTACTCCGACTTCCTGGAAGAAGTGCGCGGTAAACGCATCAAGGCGGCCACCATCTCCGAAGGCCAGGGCGGCACCGACATCATCGCCACCACCAATGACGACCGCAAGGTGCGCACCACCGCCACCTACCTCGACCGTGGCCTGGTGGGCGACCTGATCGCCAACAACGTCAAGTTCGACGTCAAGCCGCGCGAGGAAAGTTCGCTGCTGATGACGCTGCTCGTGAGCTGGGGCCCGATGCTGCTGCTGATCGGCGTCTGGGTCTACTTCATGCGCCAGATGCAGGGCGGCGGCAAGGGTGGCGCCTTCAGCTTCGGCAAGAGCAAGGCGCGCATGCTCGACGAGAACAACAACCAGGTCACCTTCGCCGACGTCGCGGGCTGCGACGAGGCCAAGGAAGAAGTGAAGGAAGTCGTCGACTTCCTGAAGGATCCGCAGAAGTTCCAGAAGCTCGGCGGTCGCATCCCACGCGGCCTGCTGCTGGTCGGCCCTCCGGGCACCGGCAAGACGCTGCTGGCGAAGTCCATCGCCGGCGAAGCCAAGGTGCCGTTCTTCTCGATTTCCGGCTCCGACTTCGTCGAGATGTTCGTCGGCGTGGGCGCGGCCCGTGTACGCGACATGTTCGAGAACGCCAAGAAAAACGCGCCCTGCATCATCTTCATCGATGAAATCGACGCCGTGGGCCGCCAGCGTGGCGCCGGCCTGGGCGGCGGCAACGACGAGCGTGAACAGACCTTGAACCAGATGCTGGTCGAGATGGACGGTTTCGAGACCAACCTCGGGGTGATCGTCGTGGCGGCCACCAACCGTCCGGACATCCTGGACGCGGCCCTGCTGCGCCCTGGCCGCTTCGACCGCCAGGTCTACGTGACGCTGCCCGACATCCGTGGCCGCGAACAGATCCTCGGCGTGCACATGCGCAAGGTGCCGATCGGCCAGGACGTGAACCCCGGCATCATTGCCCGCGGCACGCCCGGCATGTCGGGTGCCGACCTGGCCAACCTCTGCAACGAAGCCGCGCTCATGGCCGCACGCCGCAGCGCCCGCGTCGTCGAGATGCAGGACTTCGAGCGCGCCAAGGACAAGATCATCATGGGCCCCGAGCGCAAGAGCATGGTCATGCCCGAGGAAGAGCGCCGCAACACGGCCTACCACGAGTCCGGCCACGCGCTGATCGGCAAGCTGCTGCCCAAGTGCGACCCGGTGCACAAGGTCACCGTGATCCCACGCGGCCGCGCACTCGGCGTGACCATGAGCCTGCCGGCGCAGGACCGCTACAGCTACGACAAGGAATTCATGCTGAACCAGATCAGCATGTTGTTCGGTGGCCGGATCGCCGAGGAAGTGTTCATGCACCAGATGACCACCGGCGCCAGCAACGACTTCGAACGCGCCACGCAGATCGCCCGCGACATGGTGATGCGTTACGGCATGACCGAGGCCCTGGGCCCGATGGTCTATGCCGAGAACGAAGGCGAAGTGTTCCTCGGCCGCTCGGTGACCAAGACCACCAACATGAGCGAATCCACCATGCAGAAGGTGGATGCCGAAGTACGCAAGATCATCGACGACCAGTACAACCTGGCGCGCCGCCTGATCGAGGAAAACAGCGACAAGATGCATGCCATGGCGAAGGCCTTGCTCGAATGGGAAACCATCGACACCGAGCAGCTCGACGACATCATGGCCGGCAAGGAGCCGCGTCCGCCGAAGGACT
- a CDS encoding RlmE family RNA methyltransferase gives MKVKTQSKKVNKAWLNDHVNDPYVILAKREGYRARAAYKLKEIDESLHLIKPGQVVVDLGSAPGAWSQYVRRKLSPKTATGGGAAAGELNGTIIAIDLLPMEPVEGVQFFQGDFREAEVLGLLTQALGGRLADVVVSDMAPNLSGLASVDTARVAELIELAVEFCQIHMKREGALVVKVFHGSGYNELVQLFKRSFNTVKPVKPKASRDKSSETFLVGLGLKAVA, from the coding sequence ATGAAAGTCAAAACACAAAGCAAGAAAGTCAACAAGGCGTGGTTGAACGACCACGTGAATGACCCCTATGTCATTTTGGCCAAAAGAGAAGGCTACCGGGCCCGCGCCGCGTACAAACTGAAGGAAATCGACGAGAGCCTGCACCTGATCAAACCCGGCCAGGTGGTGGTCGACCTGGGCTCGGCCCCCGGCGCCTGGAGCCAGTACGTGCGGCGCAAGCTGTCGCCGAAGACGGCCACCGGCGGCGGGGCGGCCGCGGGCGAGCTCAACGGGACCATCATCGCCATCGATCTCTTGCCGATGGAGCCGGTGGAAGGCGTGCAGTTCTTCCAGGGCGACTTCCGCGAGGCCGAGGTGCTGGGGCTGCTCACCCAGGCGCTCGGCGGTCGGCTGGCCGACGTGGTGGTGTCGGACATGGCGCCGAATCTCTCGGGCCTGGCCTCGGTGGACACGGCGCGCGTGGCCGAACTCATCGAGTTGGCCGTCGAGTTCTGCCAAATCCACATGAAGCGCGAAGGCGCGCTGGTGGTGAAGGTGTTCCACGGCAGCGGCTACAACGAGCTGGTGCAACTGTTCAAGCGGTCGTTCAACACCGTGAAGCCGGTCAAACCCAAGGCTTCGCGCGACAAATCCTCCGAAACCTTCCTGGTCGGCCTAGGCCTCAAGGCGGTGGCTTGA
- a CDS encoding YhbY family RNA-binding protein, translated as MSQIQLTPAQRKVHRAEAHHLNPVVMIGGDGLTPAVLKEANLALNAHGLIKVRVFSDDRVARETMFQTLANDLGAAPIQHIGKLLVLWRPKPEITKTRVDDEDRMPGPRDFKVLKHSTRGGQRPEVKTLRVLGNQRLTAGGNVKRAKPKPKTSLKKRSQT; from the coding sequence ATGTCCCAAATTCAACTTACCCCCGCCCAGCGCAAGGTGCACCGCGCCGAAGCGCACCATCTCAACCCGGTGGTCATGATCGGCGGAGACGGCCTGACCCCGGCCGTTCTCAAGGAAGCCAACCTCGCGTTGAACGCCCACGGCCTGATCAAGGTGCGTGTGTTCTCCGACGACCGCGTGGCCCGCGAGACCATGTTCCAGACCCTGGCCAACGATCTCGGCGCAGCGCCGATCCAGCACATCGGCAAGCTGCTGGTGCTGTGGCGGCCGAAACCCGAAATCACCAAGACCCGCGTCGACGACGAAGACCGCATGCCCGGCCCGCGCGACTTCAAGGTGCTCAAGCACAGCACCCGCGGCGGCCAGCGCCCCGAAGTGAAGACGCTGCGTGTGCTCGGCAACCAGCGGCTCACGGCCGGCGGCAACGTCAAGCGCGCCAAGCCGAAGCCAAAAACCAGTTTGAAGAAACGCAGCCAGACCTGA
- a CDS encoding DUF4149 domain-containing protein, giving the protein MLQRRLPTFAAALWWGSLTAVGFVVVPLLFANLPSPAMAGQMAARLFTAQTWVSTACALLLLLLSRSKSTGTLMQWAPTALVFIAGGLLLALLGEFAIAPRIVARENLKLWHSVGSGMYLLQWLCAGVTLWKLTPREAA; this is encoded by the coding sequence ATGCTGCAACGCCGCCTGCCGACCTTCGCCGCCGCGCTGTGGTGGGGCAGCCTGACAGCCGTCGGGTTCGTGGTCGTGCCGCTGCTCTTCGCCAACCTGCCCAGCCCGGCGATGGCCGGTCAGATGGCGGCCAGGCTGTTCACCGCGCAGACCTGGGTGTCCACCGCGTGTGCCTTGTTGCTGTTGTTGCTTTCGAGATCGAAAAGCACGGGAACGCTGATGCAATGGGCGCCGACAGCTCTTGTTTTCATAGCGGGCGGCTTGCTGCTGGCGCTGCTGGGTGAATTCGCCATCGCCCCGCGCATCGTGGCGCGGGAAAACCTCAAGCTCTGGCACAGCGTGGGCAGCGGCATGTACCTGCTGCAATGGCTGTGCGCGGGCGTCACGCTGTGGAAACTCACGCCGCGCGAAGCGGCGTGA
- the greA gene encoding transcription elongation factor GreA: MSTFPVTKRGAESLKAELHKLKTVDRPWVISAISDARAQGDLSENAEYESAKDRQGFIEGRIQEIEGKLSAAQIIDPAALDAGGRVVFGATVELEDEDSGAQVVYQIVGEDEADLKLGRVNISSPIARALIGKEEGDTAEVQAPGGIKRYEIVAVKYI, from the coding sequence ATGTCCACTTTCCCCGTCACCAAACGCGGCGCCGAGTCGCTCAAGGCCGAGTTGCACAAGCTCAAGACCGTCGACCGCCCGTGGGTCATCAGCGCCATCTCCGATGCACGCGCGCAGGGCGACCTGAGCGAGAACGCCGAGTACGAGTCGGCGAAGGACCGCCAGGGCTTCATCGAAGGCCGCATCCAGGAGATCGAAGGCAAGCTGTCGGCCGCGCAGATCATCGATCCCGCCGCACTCGACGCCGGCGGCCGGGTGGTGTTCGGCGCCACCGTGGAACTCGAAGACGAGGATTCGGGTGCCCAGGTGGTCTACCAGATCGTCGGCGAGGACGAGGCCGACCTGAAGCTGGGCCGCGTCAACATCTCGAGCCCGATCGCGCGCGCGCTGATCGGCAAGGAAGAGGGCGACACCGCCGAGGTGCAGGCGCCCGGCGGCATCAAGCGTTACGAGATCGTCGCCGTCAAGTACATCTGA
- the carB gene encoding carbamoyl-phosphate synthase large subunit, whose amino-acid sequence MPKRSDIKSVLIIGAGPIIIGQACEFDYSGVQACKALREEGYKVILINSNPATIMTDPATADVTYIEPITWQTVEKIIAKERALNPGGFAILPTMGGQTALNCALDLWHHGVLEKYDVELIGAKPEAIDKAEDRLKFKDAMTKIGLGSARSGIAHSMEEAWVVQKTLGFPTVIRPSFTLGGTGGGIAYNSEEFETICKRGLEASPTNELLIEESLLGWKEYEMEVVRDTADNCIIVCSIENLDPMGVHTGDSITVAPAQTLTDKEYQILRNASLAVLREIGVDTGGSNVQFSINPKDGRMVVIEMNPRVSRSSALASKATGFPIAKVAAKLAVGYTLDELRNEITGGATPASFEPSIDYVVTKIPRFAFEKFPTADSRLTTQMKSVGEVMAMGRTFQESFQKALRGLEVGVDGMNEKTQDREVLEKELGEPGPERIWYVGDAFAQGMSVDEVFALTKIDPWFLVQIEQIVKIELELETKSLDDIDAATLRQLKQKGFSDRRLARQLKTTDTAIREKRRALGVRPVFKRVDTCAAEFATDTAYLYSTYEAEGGECEADPSSRKKIMVLGGGPNRIGQGIEFDYCCVHAALAMREDGFETIMVNCNPETVSTDYDTSDRLYFEPLTLEDVLEIVDKEKPFGVIVQYGGQTPLKLALDLEANGVPIIGTSPDMIDAAEDRERFQKLLHELKLLQPPNATARTEPEALEKAAALGYPLVVRPSYVLGGRAMEIVHEQRDLERYMREAVKVSHDSPVLLDRFLNDAIECDVDAICDGKDVFIGGVMEHIEQAGVHSGDSACSLPPYYLAAATVDEIKRQTTAMAHALNVVGLMNVQFAIQHVDGKDVIYVLEVNPRASRTVPFVSKATGIQLAKVAARCMVGQSLAAQGITKEVTPPYFSVKEAVFPFVKFPGVDTILGPEMKSTGEVMGVGKTFGEAFVKSQIGAGTKLPRSGKAFVSVKNNDKARAVEVARGLAALGFELVATKGTTQAIQAAGVACTVVNKVTEGRPHIVDMIKNNEIALVINTVEERRNAIADSRQIRTSALLARVTTFTTIFGAEAAVEGMQHMDKLDVISVQEMHAQLQAQPTAQAA is encoded by the coding sequence ATGCCTAAGCGTTCAGACATCAAAAGCGTCCTCATCATCGGCGCGGGCCCGATCATCATCGGCCAGGCCTGCGAGTTCGACTACTCCGGCGTGCAGGCCTGCAAGGCGCTGCGCGAAGAGGGCTACAAGGTCATCCTGATCAACAGCAACCCCGCGACGATCATGACCGACCCGGCCACGGCCGACGTGACCTACATCGAGCCGATCACCTGGCAGACGGTGGAGAAGATCATCGCCAAGGAGCGTGCGCTCAACCCCGGCGGCTTCGCGATCCTGCCGACCATGGGCGGCCAGACGGCGCTGAATTGCGCGCTCGACCTGTGGCACCACGGCGTGCTCGAGAAGTATGACGTCGAGCTCATCGGCGCCAAGCCCGAGGCCATCGACAAGGCCGAAGACCGGCTGAAGTTCAAGGACGCGATGACCAAGATCGGTCTGGGCTCGGCGCGCTCCGGCATCGCCCATTCGATGGAAGAGGCCTGGGTCGTGCAGAAGACGCTGGGCTTCCCGACCGTGATCCGGCCGAGCTTCACGCTCGGCGGCACCGGTGGCGGCATCGCCTACAACTCGGAAGAATTCGAGACCATCTGCAAGCGCGGCCTGGAGGCTTCGCCGACCAATGAGCTGCTGATCGAAGAGTCGCTGCTCGGCTGGAAAGAGTACGAGATGGAAGTGGTGCGCGACACCGCCGACAACTGCATCATCGTCTGCTCGATCGAGAACCTGGACCCGATGGGCGTGCACACCGGCGACTCGATCACCGTGGCGCCCGCGCAGACCTTGACCGACAAGGAATACCAGATCCTGCGCAACGCCTCGCTGGCCGTGCTGCGCGAGATCGGCGTGGACACCGGCGGGTCGAACGTGCAGTTCTCGATCAACCCGAAGGACGGCCGCATGGTCGTCATCGAGATGAATCCGCGTGTCTCGCGTTCGTCGGCGCTTGCTTCCAAGGCCACGGGTTTCCCGATCGCCAAGGTCGCGGCCAAGCTGGCCGTCGGCTACACGCTGGACGAGTTGCGCAACGAAATCACCGGCGGTGCGACACCGGCCTCGTTCGAGCCGTCGATCGACTACGTGGTCACCAAGATCCCGCGTTTTGCGTTCGAAAAATTCCCCACGGCCGACAGCCGCCTGACGACGCAGATGAAGTCGGTCGGCGAAGTCATGGCGATGGGCCGCACCTTCCAGGAATCGTTCCAGAAGGCGCTGCGCGGCCTCGAGGTCGGCGTGGACGGCATGAACGAGAAGACGCAGGACCGCGAGGTGCTCGAGAAGGAACTCGGCGAGCCCGGCCCCGAACGCATCTGGTACGTGGGCGACGCCTTCGCTCAGGGCATGAGCGTGGACGAGGTCTTCGCGCTGACCAAGATCGACCCTTGGTTCCTGGTGCAGATCGAGCAGATCGTGAAGATCGAGCTCGAGTTGGAAACCAAGAGCCTGGACGACATCGACGCCGCCACGCTGCGCCAGCTGAAGCAGAAGGGCTTCTCCGACCGCCGCCTGGCCAGGCAACTCAAGACCACCGACACCGCGATCCGCGAGAAGCGCCGTGCGCTCGGCGTGCGACCGGTGTTCAAGCGCGTGGACACCTGCGCGGCCGAATTCGCCACCGACACCGCCTACCTGTATTCGACCTACGAGGCCGAGGGCGGCGAATGCGAAGCCGATCCGTCGAGCCGGAAGAAGATCATGGTCCTCGGCGGCGGGCCGAACCGCATCGGCCAGGGCATCGAGTTCGACTACTGCTGCGTGCATGCCGCCCTCGCCATGCGCGAAGATGGCTTCGAGACCATCATGGTCAACTGCAACCCCGAGACCGTGTCCACCGACTACGACACCTCGGACCGCCTGTACTTCGAGCCGCTGACGCTCGAAGACGTGCTGGAAATCGTCGACAAGGAAAAGCCGTTCGGCGTGATCGTGCAGTACGGCGGCCAGACGCCTCTGAAGCTCGCACTCGACCTGGAAGCCAACGGCGTGCCGATCATCGGCACCAGCCCGGACATGATCGACGCGGCCGAAGACCGCGAGCGCTTCCAGAAGCTGCTGCACGAACTCAAGCTGCTGCAGCCGCCGAACGCCACCGCGCGTACCGAGCCCGAAGCGCTGGAAAAAGCCGCGGCCCTGGGTTATCCGCTGGTGGTGCGTCCGAGCTACGTGCTCGGCGGCCGCGCGATGGAAATCGTGCACGAGCAACGCGACCTGGAGCGCTACATGCGCGAAGCCGTGAAGGTGAGCCATGACTCGCCGGTGCTGCTCGACCGTTTCCTCAACGACGCCATCGAATGCGACGTGGACGCGATCTGCGACGGCAAGGACGTGTTCATCGGCGGCGTGATGGAGCACATCGAGCAGGCCGGCGTGCACAGCGGCGACTCGGCGTGTTCGCTGCCGCCGTATTACCTGGCTGCGGCCACGGTCGACGAGATCAAGCGCCAGACCACGGCCATGGCGCATGCGCTCAACGTGGTGGGCCTGATGAACGTGCAGTTCGCCATCCAGCATGTCGACGGCAAGGACGTGATCTACGTGCTCGAAGTGAACCCGCGTGCCTCGCGCACCGTGCCCTTCGTGAGCAAGGCCACCGGCATCCAGCTGGCCAAGGTGGCGGCGCGCTGCATGGTCGGCCAGTCGCTGGCGGCGCAGGGCATCACCAAGGAAGTCACGCCGCCGTATTTCAGCGTGAAGGAGGCGGTGTTCCCGTTCGTCAAGTTCCCGGGTGTGGACACCATCCTCGGCCCCGAGATGAAGTCCACCGGCGAAGTCATGGGCGTGGGCAAGACCTTCGGCGAAGCCTTCGTCAAGTCGCAGATCGGCGCGGGCACCAAGCTGCCGCGTTCGGGCAAGGCCTTCGTCTCGGTGAAGAACAACGACAAGGCGCGCGCGGTGGAAGTCGCGCGCGGCCTGGCGGCGCTCGGCTTCGAACTGGTGGCCACCAAGGGCACGACGCAGGCCATACAGGCCGCGGGCGTGGCCTGCACGGTGGTCAACAAGGTCACGGAAGGCCGGCCGCACATCGTGGACATGATCAAGAACAACGAGATTGCCTTGGTCATCAACACGGTCGAGGAGCGTCGCAACGCCATCGCCGATTCGCGCCAGATCCGCACCTCGGCGCTGCTGGCCCGCGTCACCACCTTTACCACCATCTTCGGCGCCGAAGCCGCGGTGGAAGGCATGCAGCACATGGACAAGCTCGATGTGATTTCGGTGCAGGAGATGCACGCGCAGCTGCAAGCCCAACCCACGGCCCAGGCCGCCTGA
- the carA gene encoding glutamine-hydrolyzing carbamoyl-phosphate synthase small subunit yields the protein MLLSLQGTFPPAILALADGTVFIGNSIGAAGSTVGEVVFNTAMTGYQEILTDPSYCQQIVTLTYPHIGNYGVNEEDVESSKVHAAGLIVKDLPLLASNFRQSSSLHDYLVREKTVAIANIDTRKLTRHLRTKGAQNGCIVGLKAGQAVNQAAIDAAIAAAKGAPSMAGLDLAKVVSVTKSYAWTQTEWQLARADGTPGYGQQDAGRFHVVAFDYGVKFNILRMLAERGCRVTVVPAQTSAAEVLKLNPDGIFLSNGPGDPEPCDYAIAATRELIETGIPTFGICLGHQIMALASGAKTFKMKFGHHGANHPVKDLDNGRVSITSQNHGFAVDEKTLPANLRATHISLFDGTLQGLARTDKPAFCFQGHPEASPGPHDIGYLFDRFTALMQQAGEKK from the coding sequence GTGCTTTTGTCTCTACAGGGAACCTTCCCGCCCGCCATCCTGGCGCTCGCAGACGGCACGGTCTTTATTGGCAATTCGATTGGAGCTGCCGGCTCCACCGTCGGCGAGGTGGTGTTCAACACCGCCATGACCGGCTACCAGGAAATCCTCACCGACCCGAGTTATTGCCAGCAGATCGTCACCCTGACGTACCCGCACATCGGCAACTACGGCGTCAACGAGGAAGACGTCGAATCCAGCAAAGTCCACGCCGCCGGTCTGATCGTCAAGGACCTGCCTTTGCTGGCGTCCAACTTCCGCCAGTCGAGCTCACTCCACGACTACCTCGTGCGCGAGAAGACGGTGGCCATCGCCAACATCGACACGCGCAAGCTCACGCGCCACTTGCGCACCAAGGGCGCGCAGAACGGCTGCATCGTTGGCCTGAAGGCCGGGCAAGCGGTGAACCAGGCCGCCATCGACGCTGCCATCGCCGCCGCCAAGGGCGCGCCCAGCATGGCCGGGCTGGACCTGGCCAAGGTGGTGTCGGTGACCAAGTCGTACGCATGGACGCAGACCGAATGGCAGCTGGCGCGCGCCGACGGCACGCCCGGCTACGGTCAGCAGGACGCGGGCCGTTTCCACGTGGTCGCCTTCGACTACGGCGTCAAGTTCAACATCCTGCGCATGCTGGCCGAACGCGGCTGCCGCGTCACCGTGGTGCCGGCGCAGACCAGCGCCGCCGAAGTGCTGAAGCTGAACCCCGACGGTATCTTCCTGTCCAACGGCCCCGGTGATCCGGAGCCCTGCGATTACGCGATCGCTGCCACGCGCGAACTCATCGAAACCGGCATCCCGACCTTCGGCATCTGCCTGGGCCACCAGATCATGGCCCTGGCCAGCGGCGCCAAGACCTTCAAGATGAAGTTCGGCCACCACGGCGCGAACCATCCGGTGAAGGACCTGGACAACGGCCGCGTCAGCATCACCAGCCAGAACCACGGCTTCGCGGTGGACGAGAAAACCCTGCCCGCCAACCTGCGCGCCACCCACATCAGCCTGTTCGACGGCACGCTGCAGGGCCTGGCCCGCACCGACAAACCCGCGTTCTGCTTCCAGGGTCACCCGGAAGCCTCGCCCGGGCCACACGACATCGGCTACCTGTTTGATCGCTTCACCGCGCTCATGCAGCAAGCCGGGGAGAAAAAGTAA